A single region of the Aeromonas hydrophila subsp. hydrophila ATCC 7966 genome encodes:
- a CDS encoding AAA domain-containing protein — protein sequence MISILVDGEDKTAKISDWTIRWNDKHETLEVTCHFPSSKKYTRPLNHCQVSPSRELSNVLLTKPGSTIVKPIDKAVIYGERYAVVHYLGGNRPYVHKMDGIVFSAPTSIKDTPVFSYFTAVASARHAQAQSKDDREIASNVVTQLGKLPAIASTALQAYCTGRNGMLAPGQGLIYPFGLNESQYQAVERAFSAQVSVIEGPPGTGKTQTILNILANILLRGQTVAVLSNNNAAVANVYEKLEKCGLGYLVAKLGNKDNREAFFANLPAWPASAPRPAPSQEEIQGLLTRLKQHLQDHNRAAQLQIELDELVIERRYLQQWQAENGVQATGSLDKYGLTPRKTADLMAYLAHLGEQRVKLKDRIELLFKFRVFRTKPLAEGEARMAAFHALQMHYYDKSLQDKETELRACRESLSRANFTALLKELTTASMHHLKQHLQGQVPPRDSFDVKTYRMDFDAFVQRFPILGSGTHSIVNSIAPGAILDYVIIDEASLQDIVPGILPLGCAKNLIVVGDNRQLPHIPVKLGLQAPAEAYDCERYSLLDSCIAVFQDALPRTLLKEHYRCHPRIIQFCNQQFYDNALVPMTVDNGEEPLRLVVTAKGNHARKNTNLRELDSLLKVLEDEGTPVAVDGEGRGYIAPFRAQVSLSEKHLPADFVNDTVHKFQGRECDEIVFSTVLDKKRYNQAQGRLDFVDDPRMINVAVSRAKHRFTLVTGDEVFTDNNGHIAALIRYISYYAQDEQIVRAPVVSAFDLLYHEYDQSLARLNARLRPEDSRYKSEQIVAQLLREALSAPACQALKYHTQIRLEKLASPTNSDWTETQRAFMRRASCDFVIYFKVGKTPIGVIEVDGGYHDQPVQAARDAMKNEILNKCRVPILRLRTVDSGIKQRISDFLGLWMK from the coding sequence ATGATATCGATTCTGGTTGATGGTGAGGACAAAACCGCAAAAATTAGCGACTGGACGATTCGCTGGAACGACAAGCACGAAACGCTGGAAGTGACCTGTCATTTTCCCTCCAGTAAAAAATACACTCGCCCACTCAATCATTGCCAAGTATCACCTTCCCGCGAGTTGAGCAATGTACTGCTGACCAAACCTGGCAGCACGATCGTCAAACCTATCGACAAAGCGGTGATCTACGGTGAGCGATATGCCGTGGTGCACTACCTGGGCGGCAACAGGCCCTATGTCCATAAAATGGACGGCATCGTCTTCTCCGCCCCTACCTCGATCAAAGACACGCCGGTCTTCAGTTATTTCACCGCGGTTGCGAGTGCCCGACACGCTCAAGCGCAATCGAAGGATGATCGTGAGATAGCCAGCAATGTCGTGACTCAGCTTGGAAAACTGCCCGCTATCGCCAGCACTGCCTTGCAAGCCTATTGCACCGGGCGCAACGGCATGCTCGCCCCAGGTCAGGGGCTCATTTATCCGTTCGGGCTGAACGAAAGCCAGTACCAGGCCGTCGAGCGGGCGTTCAGCGCGCAAGTCAGCGTGATCGAAGGCCCACCGGGAACCGGCAAGACCCAGACCATCCTCAACATCCTCGCCAACATCCTGTTGCGCGGGCAGACAGTAGCGGTGCTGTCCAACAACAATGCAGCCGTGGCAAACGTCTACGAAAAGCTGGAGAAATGCGGTCTGGGCTACCTTGTTGCCAAGCTTGGCAACAAGGATAACCGCGAGGCCTTCTTCGCCAACCTGCCTGCATGGCCCGCCAGTGCGCCCAGGCCGGCACCGTCCCAGGAAGAGATCCAGGGCTTGCTTACCCGCTTGAAGCAGCACCTGCAAGACCACAATCGGGCGGCACAACTGCAGATCGAATTGGACGAGCTGGTCATCGAGCGGCGCTACCTGCAGCAGTGGCAGGCAGAAAACGGAGTACAGGCCACAGGCTCATTGGACAAGTACGGGCTGACCCCGCGCAAGACTGCCGACCTCATGGCTTACCTGGCGCACCTGGGCGAGCAGCGCGTGAAGCTCAAGGACCGTATAGAGCTGCTGTTCAAATTCAGAGTCTTTCGCACCAAGCCGTTAGCCGAGGGCGAGGCGCGAATGGCCGCGTTCCATGCCCTGCAGATGCATTACTACGACAAGTCGCTGCAGGATAAAGAAACCGAGCTGCGGGCGTGCCGTGAATCCTTGTCGCGCGCAAATTTCACGGCCTTGCTCAAAGAGCTGACAACCGCATCTATGCACCATCTGAAACAGCATCTGCAAGGCCAGGTTCCGCCGCGAGACAGCTTCGATGTCAAAACCTACCGCATGGATTTTGATGCCTTCGTGCAGCGTTTCCCTATCCTGGGCAGCGGCACGCACTCCATCGTCAACTCGATCGCGCCGGGGGCGATCCTCGACTACGTGATCATCGATGAAGCTTCCTTGCAGGACATAGTGCCGGGCATCCTGCCGCTGGGCTGCGCCAAGAACCTGATCGTCGTCGGCGACAACCGCCAATTGCCGCACATCCCCGTGAAACTGGGGCTGCAGGCGCCGGCCGAGGCCTACGATTGCGAGCGCTACAGCCTGCTGGATTCGTGCATTGCCGTGTTCCAGGACGCACTGCCAAGGACGCTGTTGAAGGAGCATTACCGCTGCCACCCCAGGATAATTCAGTTCTGTAACCAGCAGTTCTATGACAACGCACTGGTGCCGATGACCGTGGACAACGGCGAGGAGCCCCTGCGCCTGGTGGTGACCGCCAAGGGCAACCACGCACGCAAGAACACCAACCTTCGGGAGTTGGACTCCTTGCTGAAGGTGCTCGAAGACGAGGGGACGCCCGTCGCAGTGGACGGTGAAGGTCGCGGTTACATCGCGCCGTTCCGGGCACAGGTCAGCCTCTCCGAAAAGCACCTGCCAGCGGACTTCGTCAATGACACGGTGCACAAGTTCCAGGGGCGCGAGTGCGACGAGATCGTCTTTTCTACCGTGCTGGACAAGAAGCGCTACAACCAGGCGCAAGGACGCCTGGATTTCGTCGACGACCCACGCATGATCAACGTTGCGGTGTCGCGAGCCAAACATCGCTTCACCCTGGTGACCGGTGACGAGGTGTTCACCGACAACAATGGCCACATCGCCGCACTGATCCGCTATATCAGCTATTACGCGCAGGACGAGCAGATCGTGCGTGCGCCGGTGGTGTCGGCATTCGACTTGTTGTACCACGAGTACGATCAGTCCTTGGCACGCCTGAACGCCCGTCTACGACCCGAGGATTCACGCTACAAGTCCGAGCAGATCGTAGCGCAGTTGCTGCGCGAAGCGCTGTCGGCTCCGGCGTGCCAAGCTCTGAAGTACCACACGCAGATCCGACTAGAAAAGCTCGCATCACCGACTAACTCCGACTGGACGGAAACTCAGCGGGCGTTCATGAGGCGCGCCAGTTGCGATTTCGTGATCTATTTCAAAGTGGGCAAGACTCCGATAGGGGTCATTGAAGTCGATGGTGGGTATCACGACCAACCCGTGCAGGCGGCTCGGGACGCCATGAAAAATGAGATTTTGAATAAATGCCGTGTTCCCATTCTACGACTGAGAACAGTTGATAGTGGCATTAAGCAGAGAATCAGCGACTTTCTTGGTCTTTGGATGAAATAG
- a CDS encoding inverse autotransporter beta domain-containing protein, with the protein MNFTPSKVHQFFWTYLFLGQQALFPVVYAAGSLFTFASEQPELIRYLIKKGDTLDSVSRQFGVVPHQLLTLNRHLKLDAPYLVVGETINVPRPQTLPILVSENPLYLKENTESHINVEQKVAQHVTRLGQALTALEEGREAGFENESEIVKGARRAQRNSIAASGEQVPTSASRYGSEQEVQYWRQQLATQFEEEANAYAASLLGAMGTARTRVTLDDDFNMVTAEADLLLPLAEEQQTLLFTQFGLRRNGQDRTIANLGVGQRHFLDRWMLGYNLFADYDLTNRHWRAGVGAEAWRDYLKLGANFYTPLSSWRDSPRFEGMEERAARGMDVRLEAYLPAYPQWSASLTAEQYLGERVGLLDADQLERDPHAITAGLHYNPFPLLKMDVEQVEASGRQHDTRFTLGLEWKLGATLWDMLNPSSVDKSLAGMRHDLIERNNDMVLEYRDKVLLKASLNDQYSAVEGQALTLTLNIQHSRQIASIQWLGDVLGLSGLSPADTAGQDKRALTLPSLPTYRIGQSNQYPVVAIVTDIDGHEAIAEGVVAVSEDSGLQPAIQLAEHFVQLLPGAHYQVDWGVVDPRQKPAKARNGIPIESIEGDVEADRDGYQYRYRLTFQGPGQVLTGRELVAPGQPNPGTRYRLDVEVIFPSGHVARDSMEFEFIDDATVPGAPTLTAADSNGDDKPEVTGKAEPESTVTITWPDGSTSTTTADVDGNYTLEAPTVQGSGTITATATDKSGNTGPATSVNYIDSTVPGAPTLAATDSNSDNKPEVSGKAEPDSTVTITWPDGTTSTTAADVDGNYTLEAPTVQGSGTITATATDKSGNTGPASSVNYLASLVGVTITGLVDGFPQVGAVLTAVSDCGSSACRAGLTWQWQIEDGVGSGNFVDIGGATSVTYLPAREDQKKRVRVIVAPL; encoded by the coding sequence ATGAACTTCACACCAAGCAAAGTCCATCAGTTTTTTTGGACTTATCTCTTTTTAGGACAGCAGGCATTATTTCCTGTGGTGTATGCGGCTGGATCACTCTTTACATTCGCTTCTGAGCAACCTGAACTTATCCGCTATCTCATCAAAAAGGGAGATACGCTTGATTCTGTCTCACGCCAGTTTGGGGTGGTGCCACATCAACTGTTGACATTAAACCGCCACCTGAAACTCGATGCACCTTATCTGGTGGTTGGGGAGACCATAAATGTACCACGACCACAGACCTTGCCCATATTAGTTAGCGAGAATCCACTGTACCTGAAAGAAAATACAGAGAGTCACATTAATGTGGAACAAAAAGTGGCTCAGCATGTTACTCGCCTGGGGCAGGCACTCACAGCACTTGAAGAGGGGAGGGAGGCTGGTTTTGAAAATGAGAGTGAGATAGTTAAAGGTGCGCGTCGTGCACAGCGCAATAGCATAGCTGCCTCTGGAGAGCAGGTGCCGACATCTGCATCGCGCTATGGCTCGGAGCAGGAGGTGCAGTACTGGCGTCAGCAGCTCGCGACACAGTTTGAAGAGGAGGCCAATGCGTATGCTGCATCCTTGCTGGGGGCGATGGGCACAGCCAGAACCCGGGTGACGCTGGATGACGATTTCAATATGGTCACTGCCGAGGCGGATCTCTTGTTGCCGCTTGCTGAAGAGCAGCAGACTCTGTTGTTTACCCAGTTTGGTCTACGCCGAAATGGGCAGGATCGTACCATTGCCAATCTGGGGGTGGGCCAGCGTCATTTCCTCGACCGCTGGATGCTGGGTTACAACCTGTTTGCTGATTATGACCTGACCAATCGGCACTGGCGTGCGGGAGTCGGAGCTGAGGCGTGGCGTGATTATCTCAAGTTGGGCGCCAACTTTTATACCCCACTGAGCAGTTGGCGTGACTCCCCACGGTTTGAGGGTATGGAAGAGCGCGCAGCACGCGGCATGGATGTGCGTCTTGAGGCCTATCTGCCAGCCTATCCGCAATGGAGCGCATCCCTCACTGCTGAGCAGTATTTGGGGGAGCGGGTTGGCTTGCTGGACGCTGATCAGCTTGAGCGCGATCCGCATGCCATTACTGCTGGTCTGCACTATAACCCCTTCCCGTTACTCAAGATGGATGTCGAGCAAGTTGAAGCGAGCGGCAGGCAACATGACACCCGCTTTACGCTGGGGCTGGAGTGGAAGCTCGGGGCAACGCTCTGGGACATGCTGAACCCGTCCAGTGTCGACAAGTCGTTGGCGGGTATGCGCCACGATCTGATTGAGCGTAACAATGACATGGTGCTTGAGTATCGTGACAAGGTGCTCCTCAAGGCGTCTCTCAACGACCAATATTCCGCGGTTGAGGGGCAAGCACTGACCTTGACGCTCAACATCCAGCATTCCCGTCAGATAGCCTCCATCCAGTGGTTGGGTGACGTCCTGGGGCTCAGTGGGCTTAGCCCGGCTGATACGGCTGGGCAGGACAAACGCGCCCTCACACTCCCGTCCCTGCCCACCTATCGTATTGGCCAATCCAATCAATATCCGGTCGTTGCCATCGTCACCGACATCGATGGCCATGAAGCCATTGCGGAAGGGGTTGTTGCCGTTTCGGAAGACTCTGGGCTGCAACCTGCTATCCAGTTGGCAGAGCACTTTGTTCAACTTCTACCCGGTGCTCACTACCAAGTTGACTGGGGGGTTGTTGACCCCCGTCAGAAGCCCGCCAAAGCACGCAATGGGATCCCGATTGAGAGCATTGAGGGGGATGTTGAAGCGGACCGCGATGGTTACCAGTACCGCTATCGCCTGACATTTCAAGGGCCTGGACAGGTACTGACGGGGCGTGAGCTGGTTGCACCCGGGCAACCCAACCCCGGCACGCGGTATCGCTTGGATGTTGAGGTCATCTTCCCGAGTGGTCATGTGGCGCGTGACAGCATGGAGTTTGAGTTTATTGATGACGCGACGGTGCCGGGGGCCCCGACACTGACAGCGGCCGACAGCAATGGTGACGACAAGCCGGAGGTCACTGGTAAAGCGGAACCAGAGAGCACGGTGACCATTACCTGGCCGGATGGCTCGACCAGCACCACGACTGCAGATGTGGATGGCAACTACACCCTGGAAGCTCCGACGGTGCAGGGGAGTGGCACCATCACCGCCACGGCTACCGACAAGAGCGGCAACACCGGGCCGGCTACCAGCGTGAACTACATCGACTCAACGGTACCGGGGGCCCCGACGTTGGCTGCAACGGATAGCAATAGCGACAACAAGCCGGAGGTCAGTGGCAAGGCAGAGCCGGACAGCACGGTGACCATTACCTGGCCGGATGGCACAACCAGCACCACGGCTGCAGATGTGGATGGCAACTACACCCTGGAAGCTCCGACGGTGCAGGGGAGTGGCACCATCACCGCCACGGCTACCGACAAGAGCGGCAACACTGGGCCTGCTAGCAGTGTGAACTATCTCGCGAGCTTGGTGGGGGTGACGATTACCGGGCTGGTTGACGGCTTTCCTCAGGTGGGAGCGGTACTGACGGCCGTGTCTGACTGCGGCTCGAGCGCCTGCCGTGCAGGACTGACCTGGCAGTGGCAGATTGAAGATGGTGTCGGCAGTGGAAATTTTGTGGATATCGGTGGGGCGACCAGCGTGACCTATTTACCCGCGCGAGAAGATCAGAAGAAACGGGTGCGCGTCATTGTTGCGCCGCTGTGA
- a CDS encoding ZirU family protein — MRKQKIAVSVAVVMWGVTSGASALTSAPTDAVKGRAPTLDSASFTYTDANGNGRVDVNDTLQIVETGFGDLDGDAPVTSEYKWYRDGTPIVGATGNSYTLVAADLGTKITASVIPQTDSITTDPYQGTQVAVSGAPDGDDSVDVVDPNEVDAVEIVIAATDAALAGNPIVSTELRAKVTTSAGNIGTATDYTYQWMIEDSVGAGTYSPIAGVTSETYTPGKDDQKRKLQVDVTKK; from the coding sequence ATGAGAAAGCAAAAAATCGCGGTATCGGTAGCAGTGGTAATGTGGGGGGTGACCAGTGGCGCCAGTGCGCTAACGTCAGCTCCAACCGATGCCGTTAAGGGGCGCGCCCCAACGTTGGATAGTGCATCTTTTACCTATACCGATGCTAATGGCAATGGTCGGGTGGATGTGAACGATACCTTGCAAATTGTCGAAACCGGTTTTGGTGACTTGGATGGGGATGCACCAGTAACTAGTGAATACAAGTGGTATCGCGATGGGACACCGATTGTTGGTGCGACGGGCAACAGCTACACCCTGGTTGCGGCAGACCTGGGTACAAAAATTACTGCCAGTGTCATTCCGCAAACCGACTCGATAACAACCGATCCGTATCAGGGGACTCAGGTGGCAGTGAGTGGCGCTCCCGATGGCGATGACTCTGTTGATGTGGTTGATCCCAATGAGGTGGATGCCGTCGAGATCGTCATTGCGGCCACTGACGCTGCGCTTGCTGGCAATCCGATTGTCTCCACCGAACTCAGGGCCAAGGTCACTACCAGCGCCGGGAATATAGGTACGGCGACTGATTATACCTATCAGTGGATGATTGAAGACTCTGTCGGGGCGGGTACTTACAGTCCGATTGCTGGCGTCACCAGCGAAACTTACACCCCGGGCAAGGATGATCAGAAGCGCAAGCTGCAGGTGGATGTCACCAAGAAGTAA
- a CDS encoding Ig-like domain-containing protein, which yields MKVISRYLSYLALWMVLWQTTGAMAESANTLSVQGRAPVASGVTLTGPAAPLVGDTLLGTYTFNDLDADEEEGSVLRWLNNSDIELARGDRYLLTDAERGKQLRFAVTPATNPAVTDPHEGAEVSSSLSAVVQGRPDPAKSTFSANKSTIVADGVDNAVLTLTLKDDNQAPVTGISDRVALGYSGVDTDVISLTENDLGNGIYEYILTGTKSGVVTLTPQLDGAPLTTIPQSLQVTLAANPATTKVVQLVTTTDSQPADNVSADLLTATVHDIEGNPMQGASVVWSHGSTTATLGAATSVTDSNGLATVSLINTRAETVAVTARVQANSGDSGMTSDANFALYPVLDTLAVGTNNQPANNKALNTIVATFKDLDGAVLANVPITVQFTADKSTVTFDNESPWTTTTNDAGAVIVSLRNNVVENVEVTLYATNSSTVQKVASVNFTELMISRFLKPDPATMNWLDADNYCNNIGRRLPTVDELRALFVEVSPSFGQNYELCYVHGWPMDGKCGGTYDDYWTSEKYVPHGTSAHAAVYMHTGAVGGFGDTQPSQVVCIRR from the coding sequence ATGAAGGTGATATCTCGTTATTTGTCATATCTGGCACTGTGGATGGTGCTGTGGCAAACGACAGGAGCAATGGCCGAAAGTGCCAACACCCTGTCGGTGCAGGGGCGTGCGCCAGTGGCATCTGGCGTGACACTGACTGGCCCGGCGGCGCCATTGGTGGGGGATACCCTGCTGGGAACATATACCTTTAATGATCTGGATGCCGATGAGGAAGAGGGCAGTGTATTGCGTTGGCTAAATAATAGTGACATCGAACTCGCCAGAGGTGATCGCTATCTGTTGACCGATGCCGAACGTGGCAAACAGCTTCGCTTTGCTGTTACCCCGGCCACCAATCCGGCGGTGACTGATCCGCATGAGGGGGCAGAGGTAAGCAGTTCTCTCTCTGCGGTGGTGCAGGGGCGGCCAGACCCCGCCAAATCCACCTTCAGTGCCAACAAGTCCACCATAGTGGCGGATGGGGTTGATAACGCAGTTCTGACGCTGACCCTCAAAGACGACAATCAAGCACCGGTAACCGGCATCAGTGATCGGGTTGCGCTAGGCTACAGCGGTGTGGATACAGATGTTATCTCCCTGACTGAAAACGATCTGGGCAATGGCATCTATGAGTACATCCTGACGGGGACCAAGTCTGGCGTTGTCACTCTGACGCCACAGCTGGATGGCGCTCCCTTGACCACTATCCCTCAATCACTGCAGGTGACTCTGGCCGCTAACCCAGCCACCACGAAAGTGGTCCAACTGGTGACCACAACAGACAGTCAGCCTGCGGATAACGTCAGCGCTGACCTGCTGACAGCGACTGTGCATGATATTGAGGGGAACCCCATGCAGGGCGCTAGCGTGGTGTGGTCGCATGGGAGCACCACGGCAACCTTGGGCGCAGCGACAAGCGTGACCGACAGTAATGGTCTGGCAACGGTGAGCCTCATCAACACCCGGGCTGAGACAGTCGCCGTGACGGCCAGGGTTCAAGCCAATTCCGGTGACTCGGGCATGACCAGTGATGCCAACTTCGCACTCTATCCGGTGCTCGATACATTAGCCGTAGGGACCAATAATCAGCCCGCCAATAATAAGGCCTTGAACACAATAGTGGCCACATTCAAAGACCTTGATGGGGCGGTTCTGGCAAATGTGCCGATCACTGTGCAGTTCACTGCTGACAAGAGCACTGTCACGTTCGATAACGAGTCGCCATGGACGACCACTACCAATGACGCTGGTGCGGTGATCGTGTCACTGCGTAACAACGTGGTTGAGAATGTTGAGGTTACGCTATATGCGACAAACAGCAGTACAGTGCAAAAAGTGGCCTCGGTTAACTTTACAGAATTGATGATATCGAGATTCCTCAAGCCGGATCCGGCCACCATGAATTGGCTAGATGCCGACAACTATTGCAATAACATCGGGCGCCGTTTACCGACGGTGGATGAATTGAGAGCATTGTTTGTCGAGGTGTCCCCTTCCTTTGGTCAGAATTATGAATTGTGTTATGTTCATGGATGGCCAATGGATGGCAAGTGTGGTGGTACCTACGATGACTATTGGACGAGTGAGAAGTATGTTCCCCATGGTACTAGCGCTCATGCCGCCGTCTATATGCACACCGGTGCTGTTGGTGGATTCGGTGACACACAGCCTAGTCAGGTAGTATGCATACGTCGTTGA
- a CDS encoding putative bifunctional diguanylate cyclase/phosphodiesterase yields MSAIKNTTLVVALCALTLCNIIYQAVFHTLTSDGHHHSEYSIIWAPNAYLIFFLWAFGRYIHKSISWISIFMTVIGFNLLYFSSQNYPIGMGSYWSSLIMYAVNNTVFIIGFLFVLNFWKFSASLFSKDNEVLSFLWLHFGGALCTFIASISVLVFPSSSEKLVYQLFAANLMAFTFFTSYLFLSEQFIPDNKNIKMMNFSLLVSLSSIVFYIVNEFFHTLSKETFALILMASFICLFIRSRPYVRIVVAALVSALFAAVNVALDLSLYDFILFYSICISTSIILIMRKKETHIIHALQKTVDELRKSKLIDPLTGLLNREGFKNILSEKCNSNKEFLVAYADLDKFKEINDFMGHAVGDLVLKISSARMSSILGMNSPVARLGGDEFAFVIPGEKSMALQRCQELIEKITQPIALGERTFSIGISIGVSSYPHQATALEELLDKADMAMYAAKCSHDRAPVYFEEKMDCRKSHETFYLQRTFNIDLMLGECYAVFQPLHDIQLGGIKSFEALLRHPNLSTVDIIQWAEDYGHMNALFELMVQCAANFILTSGYPVTVNISPSQIIFNGGMIRNIMEKVIIEYKLPRNTLNLEVTESVPIVEQSVFINAIGQIKELGVEVYLDDFGTGYAFFSTLSMGAFDAIKIDRNLVSGINKSLSMQRLLNSILTYANEAGMYVIAEGVEEEDELWVLKNLGVKYVQGYYFSKPMREDTMLIYIESWHATNKEGIYQYKINSYAT; encoded by the coding sequence ATGAGTGCAATTAAGAACACTACACTTGTTGTTGCATTGTGTGCATTAACTCTCTGTAATATTATTTATCAAGCCGTATTCCATACATTGACAAGTGATGGGCATCATCATTCTGAGTACAGCATTATTTGGGCACCTAATGCTTATCTGATTTTTTTTCTATGGGCATTTGGTCGCTACATACATAAGTCAATCTCATGGATATCAATTTTCATGACAGTAATAGGGTTCAACTTACTCTATTTTAGTAGCCAAAATTATCCAATAGGAATGGGATCTTACTGGTCATCGTTGATAATGTATGCTGTCAATAATACTGTCTTTATCATTGGCTTTCTATTTGTGTTAAATTTTTGGAAATTTTCAGCATCTTTATTTTCAAAAGACAATGAAGTATTATCATTTCTATGGCTTCATTTTGGTGGAGCCTTATGTACTTTTATTGCAAGTATATCAGTTCTGGTTTTCCCTAGTTCTTCAGAAAAACTAGTATATCAGCTGTTTGCAGCAAACCTTATGGCATTTACATTTTTTACATCATATCTTTTTTTGTCAGAGCAATTCATACCTGACAACAAAAACATTAAAATGATGAACTTTAGTTTATTGGTGTCATTATCCTCAATCGTTTTTTATATAGTGAATGAATTTTTTCATACCTTATCAAAGGAAACATTTGCATTAATCTTGATGGCATCATTTATTTGTCTTTTTATTAGATCCAGACCCTATGTGAGAATTGTTGTCGCGGCGTTGGTCTCAGCTTTATTTGCTGCTGTAAATGTAGCCTTGGACTTATCTCTTTATGATTTCATTTTATTTTACAGTATATGCATCAGTACCAGCATTATCTTGATAATGCGGAAGAAAGAAACACATATTATACATGCGCTGCAGAAAACGGTAGATGAGCTTAGAAAAAGTAAACTAATAGATCCTTTGACCGGCTTGCTTAATAGAGAGGGATTCAAGAACATATTAAGTGAAAAATGTAACTCCAATAAAGAGTTTTTGGTTGCATATGCAGATCTTGATAAGTTTAAAGAAATTAATGATTTTATGGGGCATGCTGTCGGTGACCTTGTATTAAAAATATCTTCAGCAAGGATGTCGTCAATTTTAGGCATGAATAGCCCTGTCGCTCGCCTCGGTGGCGATGAATTTGCTTTTGTTATTCCTGGTGAGAAAAGTATGGCCCTGCAGCGTTGTCAGGAACTAATCGAAAAAATAACGCAGCCCATTGCACTAGGGGAACGCACATTTTCAATTGGTATTTCTATTGGCGTTAGCTCTTATCCTCATCAAGCAACAGCATTAGAAGAGTTGCTTGATAAAGCCGATATGGCTATGTATGCGGCCAAATGCTCCCATGACCGTGCGCCAGTGTATTTTGAAGAAAAAATGGACTGCCGAAAGAGTCATGAGACATTTTATTTACAAAGAACATTCAATATAGATTTGATGCTGGGGGAATGTTATGCAGTATTCCAGCCGCTACATGATATTCAGCTGGGTGGAATTAAGTCATTTGAAGCATTGCTGCGACATCCTAATTTAAGCACGGTTGATATAATTCAGTGGGCAGAAGATTATGGTCATATGAATGCATTGTTTGAACTTATGGTGCAATGTGCAGCGAATTTTATTCTAACGTCAGGTTATCCCGTTACAGTTAACATATCTCCATCTCAGATCATCTTCAATGGTGGGATGATCAGAAACATTATGGAAAAAGTAATCATTGAATATAAATTGCCACGCAATACATTAAATTTAGAAGTTACTGAGTCGGTGCCAATCGTTGAACAGTCGGTTTTCATTAATGCTATTGGCCAAATCAAAGAACTCGGAGTAGAGGTTTACCTTGATGACTTTGGTACTGGCTACGCCTTTTTTTCTACATTAAGTATGGGGGCATTTGATGCAATCAAGATTGATAGAAATTTAGTTTCTGGCATTAATAAATCACTATCAATGCAGCGCCTTTTAAACTCCATATTAACTTATGCGAACGAAGCGGGCATGTACGTAATAGCTGAGGGTGTTGAAGAGGAAGACGAGCTTTGGGTGTTAAAGAACTTGGGGGTAAAATATGTACAAGGGTACTATTTCTCAAAACCAATGAGAGAAGATACCATGTTAATCTACATAGAAAGTTGGCACGCAACTAACAAAGAAGGCATCTATCAATATAAAATTAATAGCTACGCCACTTAA
- a CDS encoding winged helix-turn-helix domain-containing protein has translation MKKLIFNLIVGGFRMLDYNAISGDITWNSEVIARLSKSEILIFASLLKKLNQFSSKEELIEEGWPDKFVSPNSLAVAIKNIRKVLQETDGAFNIETVHRRGYILHGEADKIQSNMIVRQLPCDSPKNKNEINTESKTTESYSYKVDEAIGDMAKINATSIAQERHGSYFKKIFIKTLFSLYCVAILSLSIIYFFSSGELYCYQLSGKTKICGVFELNESKRKLIEENIQKEYGAYLYGYDNNDQNIKVYSVD, from the coding sequence ATGAAGAAACTAATTTTTAACTTAATCGTTGGTGGTTTTAGAATGCTAGACTACAACGCTATCTCAGGTGACATCACATGGAACTCAGAAGTGATTGCTCGATTAAGCAAAAGCGAGATCCTCATCTTTGCCTCTTTACTAAAAAAATTAAATCAGTTTTCCAGTAAAGAGGAGTTGATTGAAGAAGGGTGGCCTGACAAGTTCGTCTCTCCCAACTCACTGGCAGTTGCTATAAAAAACATCAGAAAAGTACTACAAGAAACTGATGGTGCCTTTAATATAGAAACTGTTCACCGGAGGGGTTATATATTGCATGGAGAAGCAGACAAGATCCAATCTAACATGATTGTTCGGCAACTTCCTTGTGATTCACCAAAAAATAAAAATGAGATAAATACAGAGAGTAAAACAACCGAATCATATTCATATAAAGTAGATGAGGCCATTGGTGACATGGCCAAGATTAATGCAACGAGCATAGCGCAAGAAAGACATGGCAGTTATTTTAAAAAAATATTCATCAAAACATTGTTCTCGCTGTACTGCGTAGCGATTCTGTCATTGAGTATCATTTATTTTTTTTCTTCAGGTGAACTTTACTGCTATCAGTTAAGCGGAAAAACAAAGATATGTGGCGTTTTTGAACTAAATGAAAGCAAGCGAAAGTTAATAGAAGAAAATATACAAAAAGAATATGGTGCTTATCTTTATGGGTATGACAACAATGATCAAAACATTAAAGTTTATAGCGTTGACTAG